TCTTTTGTGCACGCTCATCTCAAACTGCTCGCGCGAATTTTTGTCTATGAAAGACGACCGATTGACGGTGTACTTCCTGACTTCTTTCGGCAAAGGCACCGGGCCGCTTATTTCAGCGTCATACCTTCTGGCCGTGTCTATTATTTGCTTCACGCTGGCGTCCAGGATTTTGTGCTCATAGGCGCGAACCCTGATGCGAAGCTTTTGCTGTTGTTCTTTTTCTTTAACCATTTTAATCATCTCTCCCTCGCCCCAGACCTCACAGAGATGTCCGGGGCGAGGTTGGGGTTATTTAATTATCTTCGTCACCACTC
This DNA window, taken from Candidatus Paceibacter sp., encodes the following:
- the rpsJ gene encoding 30S ribosomal protein S10, coding for MVKEKEQQQKLRIRVRAYEHKILDASVKQIIDTARRYDAEISGPVPLPKEVRKYTVNRSSFIDKNSREQFEMSVHKRLIDILNPSPKIIDALTSLNLPAGVDIEVKMS